The Triticum dicoccoides isolate Atlit2015 ecotype Zavitan unplaced genomic scaffold, WEW_v2.0 scaffold118203, whole genome shotgun sequence DNA segment CCGTTGATGCGGATCATCTTGTTGCACCTGCGCTTGCTGTCCAGGCGCAGCCACCCCGTGGACAGTGCCACCACCAGCTCGGTGTCCTTGTGGAAGCTGTTGTCGCAGAACGATTTGCCGCCACCGTCTCCACCTCGTGCAAAGCTGTTCAGAGTTAGGATCGCTGGCGTGTCGGCCGACACTGGGGGCGACCACCTGAATTGCGGGTAGCGGTGACCGTCTTTACAGCAGACCGAGCCATGATCCCTGTTGCAGTCGCCGGATTTGCCATGCAGGAAGCCACTGATGTGGCACCTGCCACGAAGATGTTTGGTCTCTATAGTAACGTTCGCGCTGCTGCCCATGGACACAGAGACACCATGGACGCGGAGCTGTGACTGGAACATCACGAGAGCAAACATAGCTAATAGCTTCTTCAAGTTAGCCATGTCTGTGAGGTACTCATGTTGCTTGCAAATCTGCAATTTATGCTTGTGCGTTTGTGAGGATATATTGGTTGATCCACGTTCTTTATATAGGGCCCAAGCCCCAAGGAACATCAACTATGTTATCTAATTCAGTCTCGTTTCTTCGGTTTTGTAACCCAAAGATGGTTGATGTTCTGCAACCTCCGGGCTCGTAACATTTGGGCGTGCAACATATACATTTAAACAACCATCTCTTCTTTAGTTTAGTGAATGAACTTTTGGCATGGAGCTTCCATTAATAGTCGAGGTGGAGACATGCGTGAACATCCAAGTGAATGACATGCACAGTGAAGTAGTGTAAGTAACTAGTTGAGACTATCTGTATCAAGAGTGATGTACGTTTCCTACTTGTATTATATCTGGGGGATGGATGCCGCCAAGATTAAGG contains these protein-coding regions:
- the LOC119343185 gene encoding putative ripening-related protein 4; translation: MANLKKLLAMFALVMFQSQLRVHGVSVSMGSSANVTIETKHLRGRCHISGFLHGKSGDCNRDHGSVCCKDGHRYPQFRWSPPVSADTPAILTLNSFARGGDGGGKSFCDNSFHKDTELVVALSTGWLRLDSKRRCNKMIRINGNGRAVLAKVVDECDSVYGCDAEHNFEPPCPNNDVDASPAVWKALGLKEEIGVFKITWYVV